One Methanolinea sp. DNA window includes the following coding sequences:
- a CDS encoding NADH-quinone oxidoreductase subunit H yields the protein MDVLLAVLFVVLAPVIGGLVAGIDRKVTARMQGRVGPPLLQPFYDVAKLFEKEQILVTPSQNFYITAYLVFIVVSGALFFAGGDLLLVIFAFTLAHIFLVLGAYSAYSPYSFIGAERELIQIIAYEPMIIISAVGMYMVTRSFYVADIMAAKVPLISYLPGVFVGFLMVLTIKLRKSPFDLSTSHHAHQEIVKGVTTEFSGPMLGRVEIAHWYENVFLLGFIYLFFAANPPVAILVVAIVYFLEILVDNTYARVTWQLTLKSAWIIAGLMGLANLGILYYLSEVLHV from the coding sequence ATGGACGTCCTCCTCGCTGTCCTCTTCGTCGTCCTCGCGCCGGTAATCGGCGGGCTCGTCGCCGGGATCGACAGGAAGGTCACCGCGCGCATGCAGGGGAGGGTGGGGCCACCGCTCCTCCAGCCATTCTACGACGTCGCGAAGCTCTTCGAGAAGGAGCAGATCCTCGTGACCCCGTCGCAGAACTTCTACATCACCGCCTACCTCGTCTTCATCGTGGTGAGCGGGGCGCTCTTCTTCGCGGGCGGTGACCTCCTCCTCGTGATCTTCGCGTTCACCCTCGCCCACATCTTCCTCGTCCTCGGCGCGTACTCCGCGTACTCCCCCTACAGCTTCATCGGGGCGGAGAGGGAACTCATCCAGATCATCGCCTACGAGCCGATGATCATCATCTCGGCGGTGGGCATGTACATGGTCACGAGGAGTTTCTACGTGGCCGACATCATGGCCGCGAAAGTCCCGCTCATCTCCTACCTGCCGGGAGTATTCGTCGGTTTCCTCATGGTGCTGACCATAAAGCTCAGGAAATCCCCGTTCGACCTCTCCACCTCACACCACGCGCACCAGGAGATCGTGAAGGGAGTGACGACCGAGTTCTCGGGGCCCATGCTCGGCAGGGTCGAGATCGCGCACTGGTACGAGAACGTCTTCCTCCTCGGGTTCATCTACCTCTTCTTCGCCGCGAACCCGCCGGTCGCGATCCTGGTCGTCGCGATCGTTTACTTCCTGGAGATCCTCGTCGACAACACGTACGCGAGGGTCACGTGGCAGCTCACGCTCAAGAGCGCGTGGATCATCGCGGGCCTCATGGGACTCGCGAACCTCGGCATCCTGTACTACCTCTCGGAGGTGCTCCACGTATGA
- a CDS encoding NADH-quinone oxidoreductase subunit B family protein encodes MSFLPRSPWILHYDASSCNGCDIEVLACLSPLYDVERFGIVNTGNPKHADVLVITGGINEQNREVVRNIYDQMPDPKVVVAVGICACTGGVFRECYNVVGGIDCILPVDVYVPGCAARPESIIDGIVRALAILGEKRKLLETKRTKEQGGEDTAPGGRK; translated from the coding sequence ATGAGCTTCCTCCCGCGGTCCCCGTGGATCCTCCACTACGACGCGTCGAGCTGTAACGGGTGCGACATCGAGGTCCTCGCCTGCCTCTCCCCCCTCTACGACGTGGAGAGGTTCGGGATCGTGAACACCGGGAATCCCAAGCACGCGGACGTCCTCGTCATCACCGGCGGGATCAACGAGCAGAACCGCGAGGTCGTCAGGAACATCTACGACCAGATGCCCGACCCGAAGGTCGTGGTCGCGGTGGGCATCTGCGCGTGCACGGGAGGGGTCTTCCGCGAGTGCTACAACGTCGTGGGAGGTATCGACTGCATCCTCCCCGTCGACGTGTACGTCCCGGGCTGCGCTGCGCGGCCCGAGTCCATCATCGACGGTATCGTCCGGGCACTCGCGATCCTCGGGGAAAAGAGGAAGCTCCTGGAAACGAAGCGGACCAAGGAGCAGGGCGGGGAGGACACCGCGCCGGGAGGCCGGAAATGA
- a CDS encoding NADH-quinone oxidoreductase subunit C has translation MTRDSQHITLIEPMELLGKVEEFRKQGYRLVQIHCTKGDGTYEINYSFDLDYEMRTLRVVTDGKTEIPSISGMYWGAFIYENEMHDLFGIRVAGMNIDYGGNLIRTARKFPFSQPAFRGEGPCPGE, from the coding sequence ATGACACGGGATAGCCAGCACATTACCCTGATCGAACCCATGGAACTCCTCGGGAAGGTCGAAGAATTCAGGAAACAAGGGTACCGGCTCGTCCAGATCCACTGCACGAAGGGAGACGGTACCTACGAGATCAACTACTCGTTTGACCTCGACTACGAGATGCGCACACTCCGGGTAGTCACCGACGGGAAGACCGAGATCCCGAGCATCTCCGGGATGTACTGGGGTGCATTCATCTACGAGAACGAGATGCACGACCTCTTCGGGATTCGCGTCGCGGGGATGAACATCGACTACGGGGGCAACCTCATCAGGACCGCGAGGAAGTTCCCGTTCTCGCAGCCGGCGTTCCGGGGGGAGGGCCCATGCCCCGGCGAATAG
- a CDS encoding nickel-dependent hydrogenase large subunit: MPRRIVVPFGPQHPVLPEPIHLDLVLRDEYVEDAIPSIGYVHRGLETLVSKREYPEFVYIAERTCGICSFIHGMTYCMAVENLVDCDVPERALFLRTIWSEYSRLHSHLLWLGLFADALGFENLFMSCWKLRESVLDVLEETTGGRVIQGSCKVGGVRRDIPGETLERMRAGLDAIEREAGEIADVFLRDESILSRTRGVGTLSRDEAYTLGAVGPTARASGVGIDLRKTGYAAYGKLSFSPVVETAGDCHARCAVRVKELFTSIDLIRQAIAKIPDGPIEDKPKKNPEGDSFARAEQPRGELVHYVKGNGTRHLVRSRIRTPTLTNIPPLVKMLRGCNLADVPVIVLSIDPCIGCAER; the protein is encoded by the coding sequence ATGCCCCGGCGAATAGTGGTGCCCTTCGGGCCCCAGCACCCCGTCCTCCCCGAGCCCATCCACCTCGACCTCGTCCTGCGGGACGAGTACGTCGAGGACGCGATCCCCTCGATCGGCTACGTCCACAGGGGCCTCGAGACCCTCGTTTCGAAGAGGGAGTACCCCGAGTTCGTGTACATCGCGGAGAGGACTTGCGGCATCTGCAGCTTCATCCACGGCATGACGTACTGCATGGCGGTGGAGAACCTCGTCGACTGCGACGTTCCCGAGAGGGCCCTCTTCCTCCGGACAATCTGGTCAGAGTACTCGAGGCTCCACTCCCACCTCCTCTGGCTCGGCCTCTTTGCCGATGCCCTCGGGTTCGAGAACCTCTTCATGTCGTGCTGGAAACTCCGTGAATCGGTGCTCGACGTCCTCGAGGAGACGACGGGGGGGAGGGTCATCCAGGGGAGCTGCAAGGTGGGGGGCGTGCGGCGCGACATCCCCGGCGAGACGCTGGAGCGGATGAGGGCCGGACTCGACGCGATCGAGCGCGAGGCAGGCGAGATCGCGGACGTATTCCTCCGTGACGAGTCGATCCTCTCACGCACCCGGGGCGTCGGCACGCTCTCCCGCGACGAGGCCTACACCCTCGGCGCTGTGGGGCCCACCGCGCGGGCGAGCGGCGTGGGCATCGACCTCCGGAAGACGGGCTACGCGGCCTACGGGAAGCTCTCCTTTTCACCCGTCGTCGAGACTGCCGGGGACTGCCACGCGAGGTGCGCCGTCCGCGTGAAGGAGCTCTTCACCTCCATAGACCTGATACGGCAGGCAATCGCGAAGATACCCGACGGCCCGATCGAGGACAAGCCCAAGAAAAACCCGGAAGGGGACTCTTTCGCGCGGGCAGAGCAGCCGCGGGGAGAGCTCGTCCACTACGTCAAGGGGAACGGGACGCGGCACCTCGTCCGGTCGCGGATAAGGACACCCACGCTCACGAACATCCCCCCGCTCGTGAAGATGCTGCGGGGGTGCAACCTCGCCGATGTGCCGGTCATCGTCCTCTCGATCGACCCGTGCATCGGCTGCGCGGAGAGGTGA
- a CDS encoding 4Fe-4S binding protein: MGYFEMAKVALLTVLKKPATRRYPAVPAKSTPLSRGQVTIDPSRCISCGLCMKKCPAGAICVRKEEKTWSIDRLKCVVCNCCVDVCPARCLAMETAYHPCVTGHSAVDTYAITYVKPERPRKPAGDGEDKVTQ, encoded by the coding sequence GTGGGATACTTCGAGATGGCAAAGGTGGCACTCCTCACGGTGCTGAAGAAGCCGGCGACGCGGCGGTACCCCGCGGTCCCCGCGAAGAGCACGCCCCTCTCGAGGGGGCAGGTCACGATCGATCCCTCCCGCTGCATCTCCTGCGGTCTCTGCATGAAAAAGTGCCCTGCCGGCGCGATCTGCGTGAGGAAAGAGGAGAAGACGTGGAGCATCGACCGGCTGAAGTGCGTCGTCTGCAACTGCTGCGTGGACGTCTGCCCTGCGCGGTGCCTCGCGATGGAGACGGCGTACCACCCGTGCGTGACGGGACACAGCGCTGTCGATACCTACGCGATCACGTACGTGAAACCCGAGAGGCCGAGGAAGCCAGCGGGCGACGGGGAAGACAAGGTCACCCAGTAG
- a CDS encoding endonuclease V, giving the protein MPLPCAWARGIQREVAGVASRRQPVDAGKLERVAGTDASYSGDFAAACVVVVDYPSLREEVRAAATSRAVAPYVPGYFAFREIPVLLAAFRLLPDLPDVVLVHGHGYAHPRRAGIATHLGVVLGVPTIGVAGSLLRGMEAVPPGNTRGAMSAVTMGGEVVGVLWRPGEGKRPVCISAGYRVTLPAAIDVVARCTRDHGLPESLFLADLHARRFLGAVRRARGEGGEPATG; this is encoded by the coding sequence TTGCCCCTGCCGTGCGCGTGGGCCCGCGGGATTCAAAGGGAGGTCGCGGGGGTCGCATCCCGCCGTCAACCCGTCGACGCGGGAAAATTGGAGAGGGTCGCGGGCACCGACGCGAGTTACTCGGGGGATTTTGCCGCGGCCTGCGTGGTCGTGGTGGATTACCCTTCCCTCCGCGAGGAAGTCCGTGCCGCGGCTACGTCGCGCGCCGTTGCCCCCTATGTCCCGGGGTACTTCGCGTTCCGCGAGATCCCTGTCCTGCTCGCGGCATTCCGCCTCCTCCCGGATCTCCCCGACGTCGTCCTCGTCCACGGTCACGGCTACGCGCACCCGCGGAGGGCCGGGATCGCGACCCACCTCGGAGTCGTGCTCGGCGTCCCGACGATCGGAGTCGCAGGCAGCCTCCTCCGCGGGATGGAGGCGGTACCCCCGGGAAACACCCGCGGGGCGATGTCGGCCGTGACCATGGGCGGCGAGGTTGTGGGCGTCCTCTGGAGACCGGGCGAGGGGAAGAGACCGGTCTGCATCTCGGCGGGCTACCGCGTGACCCTCCCCGCGGCGATCGACGTTGTCGCGCGGTGCACGCGGGACCACGGGCTGCCCGAGTCCCTCTTCCTCGCGGACCTCCATGCCCGCCGGTTCCTCGGTGCAGTGCGCCGCGCCCGCGGGGAAGGGGGAGAACCGGCTACTGGGTGA
- a CDS encoding FHA domain-containing protein: MEDGSSPGASDMTKTIVREEVPDSFEELSEYLEVLSNSQRLRILKMLEKKPRDVRTIASEIQTSYENTKKHLDRLMAMGLIRKEVGLGQETSKGVHPVWKYSLVPGAMEAVIRNLGFFSNMRIQLADQDLKRRLGEVRSAIEGEITGNRPVLIVLGGPQDGKFFFIGEGGARIGRIDQTVTADESRDVVLANDYSSVSRISRPHAVLRKEGKKWFIEDRGSTGGTFLNGNPLRKGVAAEVADGDLIELAKGPAGAKLLVILPGGGS, encoded by the coding sequence ATGGAGGATGGGAGTTCCCCCGGCGCAAGCGACATGACGAAGACGATCGTGCGGGAGGAGGTCCCGGACTCCTTCGAGGAGCTCTCCGAGTACCTCGAGGTCCTCTCGAACAGCCAGCGCTTAAGGATACTCAAGATGCTCGAGAAGAAACCCCGCGACGTGCGGACGATCGCCTCCGAGATCCAGACGAGCTACGAGAACACGAAGAAACACCTCGACCGGCTGATGGCCATGGGGCTCATCAGGAAGGAGGTCGGACTCGGGCAGGAGACGTCGAAGGGCGTGCACCCCGTCTGGAAGTACTCGCTCGTCCCCGGTGCGATGGAGGCCGTCATCCGGAACCTCGGCTTCTTTTCCAACATGAGGATCCAGCTCGCGGACCAGGACCTAAAGAGGAGACTCGGGGAAGTCCGGTCCGCGATAGAGGGGGAGATCACGGGGAACAGGCCGGTTCTCATCGTTCTCGGGGGGCCACAGGACGGGAAATTCTTCTTCATAGGGGAGGGCGGCGCGAGGATAGGGAGGATTGACCAGACTGTCACGGCCGACGAGTCGCGGGACGTCGTGCTCGCGAACGACTACTCGTCGGTGAGCCGCATCTCCCGGCCCCACGCCGTCCTGCGGAAAGAAGGGAAAAAGTGGTTCATCGAGGACCGTGGGAGCACGGGCGGGACGTTCCTGAACGGCAATCCCCTCCGCAAAGGGGTCGCCGCGGAGGTCGCCGACGGGGACCTCATTGAGCTTGCGAAGGGTCCTGCAGGCGCAAAGCTGCTCGTCATCCTCCCGGGCGGGGGATCCTGA
- a CDS encoding protein kinase: MHRSLAVPVAALVILGLLSVPACAEKTHVITATAGEGGVIYPSGNVMVKHGENQIFVVEAAEGYRIGDVTVDGRSLGPVSFYTFTNVRQDHSITATFISLTGALEVESRPAGASVFLDGTYLGKTREEGPARFGGIRAGTYSLSIVLEGYEEYATVVQIAEGATTKVPLVEMVPLPTTVPTTVPTTTPAPTTQTTPPTTTPTTVPTTTRTTTPTTVPATTPAPTTQTTPPTTAPTTVPTTVPTTTPAPTTPTSPPTTAPTTVPTTTRTTTPTTVPATTPAPTTPTSPPTTTPTTVPTTTRTTTPTTVPATTPAPTTPTSPPTTAPTTVPTSPPASPATTAPTTAAPPVLPPGEDGGNAAVPAVPLWTLLVLVTGFAATVVLARDTLSSARIPTVPFGRRLVFVLVTGIPCAAQVVALLATIRSPPAGTGIFPELAILVVPVSLFLVLASFGLLIGAVLSWPFRGVLRAHTVAGAAIVFFSLTALARGDDPNPLVTGLFLFSGLLAALGSRWIEGQFPREGEQEGAPPGQGESPAVNGATASGRVGNFPAELAEKYEPVAFLGSGGLAHVYRAIDRASGREVALKIPLRSDEVTGKSFLKEIRGWEGLSHPHIVKVYEANILPVPYLEMEYIGRTLADMEKPLPVREAARICRDICRGLAYAHAKQVIHRDIKPHNILVTGDGIPKISDWGMSKVMDVPGMPTVTGFSLAYAAPEQLSPGTFGETDARTDIYQLGCVLYELLTGRVPFPGTDAAAVTAAILSSVPPRPSEINPAAEPLDGIVMKCLEKRPADRYQSAAELERDLDAFLSRSLREGDLDIFEDP, from the coding sequence ATGCACAGATCGCTCGCAGTCCCCGTGGCCGCGCTCGTCATCCTCGGTCTCCTCTCCGTGCCGGCCTGCGCCGAGAAGACCCACGTCATCACCGCGACCGCGGGGGAGGGGGGCGTGATCTATCCCTCGGGAAACGTCATGGTGAAGCACGGGGAGAACCAGATCTTCGTCGTCGAGGCGGCCGAAGGGTACAGGATCGGGGACGTCACCGTCGACGGGAGGTCCCTTGGCCCCGTCTCTTTCTACACGTTCACGAACGTCCGGCAGGACCACTCGATCACCGCGACCTTCATTTCACTCACCGGCGCCCTCGAGGTCGAGTCCCGGCCCGCGGGTGCATCGGTCTTCCTCGACGGGACGTACCTTGGGAAGACAAGGGAGGAGGGGCCGGCGAGATTCGGCGGGATAAGAGCCGGGACGTATTCCCTCTCGATCGTCCTCGAGGGATACGAGGAGTACGCGACGGTGGTCCAGATCGCGGAGGGAGCGACGACCAAAGTCCCGCTCGTCGAGATGGTGCCCCTTCCGACCACGGTCCCCACGACAGTCCCCACGACGACCCCCGCTCCCACGACCCAGACGACTCCCCCGACAACCACTCCCACCACGGTGCCCACGACCACACGCACAACGACGCCCACCACAGTCCCCGCGACGACCCCCGCTCCCACGACCCAGACGACTCCCCCGACAACCGCCCCCACCACGGTGCCCACGACAGTTCCCACAACGACCCCCGCTCCCACGACCCCGACGAGCCCCCCGACAACCGCCCCCACCACAGTGCCCACGACCACACGCACAACGACGCCCACGACAGTCCCCGCGACGACCCCCGCTCCCACGACCCCGACGAGCCCCCCGACAACCACTCCCACGACGGTGCCCACGACCACACGCACAACGACGCCCACCACAGTCCCCGCGACGACCCCTGCTCCCACGACCCCTACGAGCCCCCCGACAACCGCCCCCACCACGGTGCCCACGAGCCCACCCGCGAGCCCTGCAACGACCGCCCCGACCACGGCCGCGCCACCCGTTCTCCCGCCGGGAGAGGATGGCGGGAATGCTGCCGTTCCCGCGGTGCCGCTCTGGACGCTCCTCGTCCTCGTGACAGGCTTCGCAGCGACGGTCGTCCTCGCGAGGGATACCCTCTCGTCCGCGAGGATCCCCACGGTCCCGTTCGGGAGGCGCCTCGTGTTCGTCCTCGTCACCGGCATCCCCTGCGCCGCGCAGGTCGTCGCGCTCCTTGCCACGATCCGGTCACCGCCAGCGGGGACTGGGATCTTCCCCGAACTCGCCATCCTGGTCGTCCCCGTCTCCCTCTTCCTCGTGCTCGCCTCTTTCGGCCTGCTCATCGGCGCCGTCCTCTCGTGGCCATTCCGAGGCGTGCTGAGAGCGCACACGGTGGCAGGTGCCGCGATCGTATTCTTCTCGCTCACCGCACTCGCCCGCGGCGACGACCCTAACCCGCTCGTGACAGGGCTCTTCCTCTTTTCCGGGCTCCTCGCCGCTCTCGGGTCCCGGTGGATCGAGGGGCAGTTCCCGCGCGAGGGGGAGCAGGAGGGGGCACCCCCAGGGCAGGGGGAGTCGCCGGCGGTCAATGGCGCGACGGCCTCCGGCCGCGTCGGGAATTTCCCGGCAGAACTCGCGGAGAAGTACGAACCGGTCGCATTCCTCGGATCCGGTGGCCTCGCGCACGTGTACCGCGCCATAGACCGTGCATCGGGACGCGAGGTCGCACTCAAGATCCCCCTCAGGTCCGACGAGGTCACGGGGAAGTCGTTCCTGAAGGAGATCAGGGGGTGGGAGGGGCTCTCCCACCCGCACATCGTGAAGGTGTACGAGGCAAACATCCTCCCGGTTCCCTACCTCGAGATGGAGTACATCGGCCGGACACTCGCCGACATGGAAAAACCACTCCCCGTCCGGGAGGCCGCCCGCATCTGCCGCGACATCTGCAGGGGGCTTGCGTACGCGCACGCAAAGCAGGTCATCCACAGGGACATCAAGCCCCACAACATCCTCGTCACCGGTGACGGAATCCCGAAGATCTCGGACTGGGGGATGAGCAAGGTCATGGACGTGCCCGGGATGCCGACGGTCACCGGCTTCTCCCTCGCGTACGCGGCGCCGGAACAGCTCTCCCCCGGGACGTTCGGGGAGACCGACGCGCGGACGGACATCTACCAGCTCGGGTGCGTCCTCTACGAGCTCCTGACCGGGAGGGTTCCCTTCCCGGGAACGGACGCGGCCGCGGTGACCGCGGCGATCCTCTCCTCCGTTCCCCCGCGGCCCTCGGAGATCAACCCGGCGGCAGAGCCACTCGACGGGATCGTGATGAAGTGCCTCGAGAAGAGACCCGCCGACAGGTACCAGTCCGCCGCCGAGCTCGAGAGGGACCTCGACGCGTTCCTCTCGCGGTCGCTGCGGGAGGGCGATCTCGACATATTCGAGGACCCGTGA
- a CDS encoding acetate--CoA ligase family protein — translation MGTGGERAGDRQAITLSRALEWVERAGVRVPEHAIARTPGEAKKAAEEIGFPVVLKVISDQVLHKTDAGGIVTGIRTAEDAAAACERLLREVPVRVPGAVVDGILVQAEVPPGLELIVGGKTDPTFGKVILCGSGGILVEILRDVSIRVLPVDEGQIREMVRELRSYPLIRGFRGSPPMDEEALVHAISSLSRAFYSDDTIGEFECNPLLLSREGCVVVDARAFPAGPRPRERVSQPGQVDPGLFSPRSVAVIGASADPNKIGYVVLRNLLSFHGTVYPVNPRHGELMGRKVYGSIKDVPGPVDAAVIAIPAPAVPAVVRECGEKGVRLAIVLSSGFREEDAEGARREEEILEVARSHGMRVMGPNCLGLIVPRIGLNATFDPVMPRAGPIGFVSQSGAVITTIVDWSVPEQVGFSTIVSVGNQADLGFVEFLRVLELDPETRAVILYVEEIKRGREFMETAAEVTRRVPVIAVKSGSSRLGTRAAASHTGSLAGDYEVYQAAFRQAGIIPVHSITEAFDVAELLSSEGYPEGNRGIVVTTAGGFAVMASDYAERYGIDLVPIPEAMREELDAFLPPMWSRENPLDIIGDGGVERYARVFDVLTKYQDSWDIAVVIAVPSALLDPVHLGSEIARFSRSTRKVVIGCLLGGESMRAGERILRARHIPNYREIEAAFRAVGRALRARPR, via the coding sequence GTGGGAACAGGAGGGGAACGGGCAGGCGACCGGCAGGCAATCACCCTCTCCCGCGCGTTGGAATGGGTGGAGAGGGCCGGAGTGCGCGTCCCGGAGCACGCGATCGCGAGGACGCCGGGAGAGGCCAAGAAGGCTGCCGAGGAGATCGGGTTCCCCGTGGTCCTGAAGGTCATCTCCGACCAGGTCCTCCACAAGACAGACGCGGGGGGCATCGTGACGGGGATACGCACCGCGGAGGATGCCGCGGCGGCATGCGAAAGGTTGTTGAGGGAGGTCCCCGTTCGCGTTCCCGGCGCGGTCGTGGATGGCATCCTCGTGCAGGCCGAGGTCCCGCCGGGGCTCGAACTCATCGTCGGGGGAAAGACAGACCCGACCTTCGGGAAAGTGATCCTCTGCGGTTCGGGGGGCATCCTCGTCGAGATCCTGCGGGACGTCTCGATAAGAGTTCTCCCCGTGGACGAGGGGCAGATCAGGGAGATGGTGCGCGAGCTGCGGAGCTACCCGCTCATCCGGGGATTCCGGGGAAGCCCGCCGATGGACGAGGAGGCACTCGTCCACGCGATCTCCTCGCTCTCGAGGGCGTTCTATTCCGATGACACGATAGGCGAGTTTGAATGCAACCCCCTCCTCCTGTCGCGCGAGGGCTGCGTGGTCGTCGATGCCCGCGCCTTCCCGGCAGGCCCGCGCCCGCGAGAGAGAGTTTCGCAGCCCGGGCAGGTCGACCCCGGGCTCTTCTCGCCGCGCTCCGTGGCGGTCATCGGCGCGTCAGCAGACCCGAACAAGATCGGGTACGTCGTCCTCCGGAACCTCCTCTCGTTCCATGGCACGGTGTACCCCGTAAATCCGCGGCACGGGGAACTGATGGGGAGGAAAGTCTACGGGAGCATCAAGGATGTCCCCGGGCCCGTGGACGCCGCGGTCATTGCCATCCCCGCACCCGCGGTGCCGGCCGTCGTCCGGGAATGCGGGGAGAAGGGCGTGCGCCTCGCCATCGTCCTCTCCTCCGGTTTTCGGGAGGAGGACGCGGAGGGGGCACGGAGGGAGGAGGAGATCCTCGAGGTGGCGAGGAGCCACGGCATGCGCGTGATGGGCCCCAACTGCCTCGGCCTCATCGTCCCGCGGATTGGCCTGAACGCGACGTTCGATCCCGTCATGCCGAGGGCCGGACCCATCGGGTTCGTATCGCAGAGCGGCGCGGTCATCACGACGATCGTGGACTGGAGCGTCCCGGAGCAGGTCGGGTTCTCGACGATCGTCAGCGTGGGGAACCAGGCCGACCTCGGGTTCGTGGAATTCCTCCGCGTGCTGGAGCTGGACCCGGAGACCCGCGCGGTCATCCTCTACGTCGAGGAGATCAAGCGGGGGAGGGAATTCATGGAGACCGCCGCGGAGGTTACCCGCCGCGTCCCCGTGATCGCGGTCAAGTCGGGGTCGTCCCGTCTGGGGACGAGGGCCGCCGCGTCCCACACCGGCTCCCTCGCGGGTGATTACGAGGTCTACCAGGCGGCGTTCAGGCAGGCCGGGATCATCCCGGTCCACTCCATCACCGAGGCATTCGACGTGGCAGAGCTCCTCTCCTCGGAGGGCTATCCCGAGGGGAACAGGGGGATCGTCGTCACCACGGCAGGCGGGTTTGCGGTCATGGCATCGGACTACGCGGAACGCTACGGGATCGACCTCGTCCCCATCCCCGAGGCGATGAGGGAGGAACTGGACGCGTTCCTCCCTCCCATGTGGAGCAGGGAGAATCCCCTCGACATCATAGGGGACGGTGGCGTCGAGAGGTACGCGAGGGTCTTCGATGTCCTGACCAAGTACCAGGATTCATGGGACATCGCGGTCGTGATTGCCGTGCCCTCCGCGCTGCTCGATCCCGTCCACCTCGGGTCGGAGATCGCCCGGTTCTCGCGGTCGACGCGGAAGGTGGTCATCGGTTGCCTGCTCGGGGGGGAGAGCATGCGGGCAGGTGAGAGGATACTGCGGGCACGCCACATTCCCAACTACAGGGAGATCGAGGCGGCTTTCAGGGCAGTGGGGAGGGCACTGCGCGCGAGGCCAAGGTAG
- the pyrB gene encoding aspartate carbamoyltransferase, protein MRHIISVRDLSKEEIETILDDAAAIQSGSYDPSALRGKLLGLLFFEPSTRTRMSFAAAMARLGGDFLSMDSVEASSMAKGETLADTIRVVSGYVDAIVLRHPKEGAARLASEFARVPVINAGDGAGQHPSQTLLDLFTIRQSMPLEGIHVGLLGDLRYGRTAHSLAHALSLYNVTIHTITPKGLELPAGLAGELRDAGTEVVEHDDISTCVRDLDVLYVTRIQRERFPDAASYFKVASSYRVTPELLSGTRDHFIVLHPLPRVDEIDPRVDSLPCARYFEQSANGIPVRMAMLLRVMG, encoded by the coding sequence ATGCGGCACATCATCTCGGTCAGGGATCTTTCCAAGGAAGAGATAGAGACGATCCTCGACGATGCTGCGGCGATCCAGTCGGGGTCGTACGATCCATCCGCGCTCAGGGGAAAGTTACTCGGGCTCCTCTTCTTCGAGCCGAGCACGAGGACGCGGATGTCGTTTGCCGCAGCCATGGCACGGCTGGGGGGCGACTTCCTCTCGATGGACAGCGTGGAGGCAAGTTCGATGGCAAAGGGGGAGACGCTCGCGGACACCATCAGGGTCGTGAGCGGGTACGTGGACGCGATAGTCCTCCGCCACCCCAAGGAGGGCGCTGCCCGCCTCGCGAGCGAGTTTGCACGGGTCCCCGTCATCAACGCGGGGGACGGGGCCGGGCAGCACCCATCGCAGACCCTCCTTGACCTCTTCACCATCCGGCAGTCCATGCCGCTCGAGGGGATCCACGTGGGACTCCTCGGCGACCTGCGGTACGGGAGGACGGCCCACTCGCTCGCCCACGCGCTCTCCCTGTACAACGTGACCATCCACACCATCACGCCGAAAGGGCTCGAGCTCCCCGCGGGGCTCGCGGGCGAGCTGCGGGACGCGGGGACGGAGGTGGTCGAGCACGACGATATCTCGACGTGCGTCCGCGACCTCGACGTGCTGTACGTCACCCGGATTCAGCGGGAACGGTTCCCGGACGCTGCATCCTACTTCAAGGTCGCCTCGAGTTACCGCGTGACCCCGGAACTCCTCTCCGGCACGAGGGACCACTTCATCGTGCTCCACCCCCTCCCGCGCGTGGACGAGATCGACCCGCGCGTCGATTCCCTCCCGTGCGCACGTTACTTCGAGCAGTCGGCAAACGGCATCCCGGTAAGGATGGCGATGCTCCTTCGGGTGATGGGATGA
- the pyrI gene encoding aspartate carbamoyltransferase regulatory subunit, with the protein MTRKKDARDGLLISPIENGTVIDHITAGEALNVLRIIGITGTTTESISVATNVESKKMGTKDIVKIKNRELRKEEVDRIALIAPRASINIIRNYKVWEKKGVDIPDRVIGIVRCPNPGCISNTNEPIRSCFLVQKNGLRCLYCDWLITKDITSHII; encoded by the coding sequence ATGACGCGGAAGAAAGACGCGCGCGACGGTCTCCTCATAAGCCCGATCGAGAACGGGACCGTCATCGACCACATCACGGCGGGGGAGGCGCTCAACGTGCTGCGCATCATCGGGATCACGGGGACGACCACCGAGTCTATCTCCGTCGCGACGAACGTCGAGAGCAAGAAGATGGGCACGAAGGACATCGTCAAGATAAAGAACAGGGAACTGCGGAAGGAAGAAGTCGACCGCATCGCGCTCATCGCGCCCCGCGCCTCGATAAACATCATCCGGAACTACAAGGTCTGGGAGAAGAAGGGCGTGGACATCCCCGACCGCGTCATAGGGATCGTCCGGTGCCCTAACCCGGGCTGCATCTCCAACACGAACGAGCCCATCCGTTCCTGCTTCCTCGTCCAGAAAAACGGGCTCCGGTGTCTCTACTGCGACTGGCTCATCACGAAGGACATCACGAGCCACATCATCTGA